The following proteins are co-located in the Phocoena phocoena chromosome 1, mPhoPho1.1, whole genome shotgun sequence genome:
- the ADIPOR1 gene encoding adiponectin receptor protein 1, which produces MSSHKGPVVAQGSGAPAGNREADTVELAELGPLLEEQGKRGVASPTKAEEERARAVPQEEEEEVRVLTLPLQAHHAMEKMEEFVYKVWEGRWRVIPYDVLPDWLQDNDYLLHGHRPPMPSFRACFQSIFRIHTETGNIWTHLLGFVLFLFLGILTMLRPNMYFMAPLQEKVVFGMFFLGAVLCLSFSWLFHTVYCHSEKVSRTFSKLDYSGIALLIMGSFVPWLYYSFYCSPQPRLIYLSSVCVLGISAIIVAQWDRFATPKHRQTRAGVFLGLGLSGVVPTMHFTIAEGFVKATTVGQMGWFFLMAVMYITGAGLYAARIPERFFPGKFDIWFQSHQIFHVLVVAAAFVHFYGVSNLQEFRYGLEGGCTDDSLL; this is translated from the exons ATGTCTTCTCACAAAGGACCTGTGGTGGCCCAGGGCAGTGGGGCccctgccgggaacagggaggCGGACACAGTGGAGCTGGCTGAGCTGGGCCCCCTGCTAGAGGAGCAGGGCAAGCGGGGCGTCGCCAGCCCAACCAAA GCCGAAGAAGAGCGGGCACGCGCAGTGcctcaggaagaggaggaggaggtgcgGGTGCTGACGCTGCCCCTGCAAGCCCACCATGCCATGGAGAAGATGGAGGAGTTTGTGTACAAG GTCTGGGAGGGGCGCTGGAGGGTCATCCCGTACGACGTGCTCCCCGACTGGCTGCAGGACAACGACTACCTGTTGCACGGCCACAGGCCACCCATGCCCTCCTTCCGCGCCTGCTTCCAGAGCATCTTCCGCATCCACACGGAGACCGGCAACATCTGGACCCACCTGCTTG GTTTTGTGCTGTTTCTCTTTCTGGGAATCCTGACCATGCTGAGACCAAACATGTACTTCATGGCCCCCCTTCAGGAGAAGGTGGTGTTCGGGATGTTCTTCCTGGGCGCGGTGCTCTGCCTCAGCTTCTCCTGGCTCTTTCACACCGTCTATTGTCACTCAGAGAAGGTCTCTCGGACCTTTTCCAA GCTGGACTACTCAGGGATCGCCCTGCTCATCATGGGAAGCTTCGTGCCCTGGCTCTACTACTCCTTCTACTGCTCCCCGCAGCCACGGCTCATCTACCTCTCCAGCGTCTGTGTCCTGGGCATCTCTGCCATCATTGTGGCCCAGTGGGACCGGTTTGCCACTCCTAAGCACCGGCAGACGAGAGCAG GGGTGTTCCTGGGGCTTGGCTTGAGCGGCGTCGTGCCCACCATGCACTTTACAATCGCGGAGGGCTTTGTCAAGGCCACCACGGTGGGCCAGATGGGCTGGTTCTTCCTCATGGCTGTGATGTACATCACCGGAGCCGGCCTTTATGCCGCGCGGATTCCTGAGCGCTTCTTCCCTGGAAAATTCGACATATGG TTCCAGTCTCATCAGATCTTCCACGTCCTGGTGGTGGCAGCCGCCTTCGTCCACTTCTACGGGGTCTCCAACCTTCAGGAGTTCCGATACGGCCTGGAAGGGGGCTGTACTGACGACTCCCTCCTCTGA